One window of Nicotiana tomentosiformis chromosome 11, ASM39032v3, whole genome shotgun sequence genomic DNA carries:
- the LOC104118522 gene encoding uncharacterized protein isoform X3, with translation MLGKIKNCTSSVGYNGVPSTEISCAPNAAASQNELPPLVSALKASAEENAASFHFPGHNRGKAAPSSLTQLIGSKPFLHDLPELPELDNLFSPEGPILEAQKQAARLFGASETWFLVGGSTCGIQAAIMATCSPGDTLILPRNSHISAISSMVLSGTLPKYIVPEYDFNWDVAGGITPSQVHKAIKELEMEGRKAAAVLVISPTYHGICSNLDEICEICHSHSIPVIVDEAHGAHLGFHLKLPSSSLSQGADLSVQSTHKVLCALTQSSMLHMQGNLVDRERISRSLQMLQSSSPNYLLLASLDAARAQISENREAIFDQTIDLALEAKSLISKIPGISVLEFPGFSSFFHIDPLRFTIGVWQLGLSGFEADDILCKDFGVVCELVGTKSFTLAFNLGTQRDHVLRLVAGVKHLSKTSHLHQPLKDEVKNVNHFACFDDVRMSMSPREAFFAEKRKVSIRDSLGEICGELVCPYPPGIPVLIPGEIITEKALSYLLEIRSKGAVITGAADCSLSSFLVCVT, from the exons ATGCTCGGGAAAATCAAGAACTGTACAAGCTCTGTAGGATATAATGGAGTTCCTTCAACAGAAATTTCTTGTGCTCCAAATGCTGCAGCCAGTCAAAATGAGCTGCCTCCACTTGTTAGTGCTTTAAAAGCTTCAGCTGAAGAAAATGCTGCAagttttcattttcctggccataaCAGAGGGAAAGCAGCACCATCATCGTTGACTCAGCTCATTGGTTCAAAACCGTTTTTACATGATTTGCCTGAGCTTCCAGAGCTTGACAATCTCTTTTCTCCAGAAGGTCCCATTTTAGAAGCACAAAAACAAGCGGCAAGGCTTTTTGGAGCATCAGAAACATGGTTCCTTGTTGGTGGTAGTACATGTGGAATTCAGGCCGCCATTATGGCAACTTGTTCACCTGGAGATACTCTTATTCTACCACGGAATTCTCATATCTCAGCCATATCTTCCATGGTATTGTCTGGTACACTCCCAAAGTACATCGTCCCTGAATATGATTTCAACTGGGATGTCGCTGGTGGCATCACTCCATCACAG GTGCACAAGGCAATCAAAGAGCTAGAAATGGAGGGCCGAAAAGCAGCTGCTGTTTTGGTTATTTCCCCTACCTATCACGGTATATGCAGCAACTTGGATGAGATCTGTGAGATCTGTCATTCTCACAGTATACCTGTAATTGTCGATGAGGCTCATGGCGCTCACTTAGGATTTCATTTGAAGCTGCCTAGCTCATCCCTGAGTCAGGGAGCTGATCTTTCCGTACAGTCTACTCACAAAGTTTTGTGTGCGCTTACACAATCATCAATGTTGCACATGCAAGGAAATCTTGTGGATAGAGAAAGAATCAGCAGAAGCCTGCAAATGCTTCAAAGTAGCAGCCCAAATTATCTGCTTTTAGCATCTCTGGATGCTGCCAGGGCCCAAATAAGTGAAAATAGAGAGGCTATTTTTGATCAAACAATAGACTTGGCTCTGGAAGCGAAGAGCTTGATTAGTAAAATTCCTGGAATCTCAGTCCTTGAGTTTCCAGGATTTTCTAGTTTTTTTCATATCGACCCATTGAGATTCACCATTGGTGTATGGCAGTTAGGTCTTTCAGGTTTTGAAGCTGATGATATATTGTGCAaagattttggtgttgtttgtgaacTTGTAGGGACCAAATCCTTTACTTTGGCGTTTAACTTGGGGACTCAAAGGGATCATGTTCTTAGGCTTGTAGCCGGTGTAAAGCATCTATCAAAAACTTCTCACCTTCATCAACCTCTGAAAGATGAAGTCAAAAATGTAAATCATTTTGCATGCTTTGATGATGTTAGAATGAGCATGAGCCCTAGAGAGGCCTTCTTTGCTGAAAAACGTAAAGTCAGCATAAGAGATAGCCTCGGTGAAATTTGTGGAGAGCTTGTATGTCCTTATCCACCTGGTATTCCAGTGCTAATTCCTGGTGAGATCATCACAGAAAAAGCGTTGAGTTATCTCCTGGAGATCAGGAGCAAGGGTGCTGTTATTACTGGAGCAGCTGATTGCTCTCTATCATCTTTTCTTGTATGTGTTACCTAA
- the LOC104118522 gene encoding uncharacterized protein isoform X2 has product MSSANLDMSFAGNFCRKWSCRPFRRPKSCISQERNGIMLGKIKNCTSSVGYNGVPSTEISCAPNAAASQNELPPLVSALKASAEENAASFHFPGHNRGKAAPSSLTQLIGSKPFLHDLPELPELDNLFSPEGPILEAQKQAARLFGASETWFLVGGSTCGIQAAIMATCSPGDTLILPRNSHISAISSMVLSGTLPKYIVPEYDFNWDVAGGITPSQVHKAIKELEMEGRKAAAVLVISPTYHGICSNLDEICEICHSHSIPVIVDEAHGAHLGFHLKLPSSSLSQGADLSVQSTHKVLCALTQSSMLHMQGNLVDRERISRSLQMLQSSSPNYLLLASLDAARAQISENREAIFDQTIDLALEAKSLISKIPGISVLEFPGFSSFFHIDPLRFTIGVWQLGLSGFEADDILCKDFGVVCELVGTKSFTLAFNLGTQRDHVLRLVAGVKHLSKTSHLHQPLKDEVKNVNHFACFDDVRMSMSPREAFFAEKRKVSIRDSLGEICGELVCPYPPGIPVLIPGEIITEKALSYLLEIRSKGAVITGAADCSLSSFLVCVT; this is encoded by the exons GAAAGGAATGGCATAATGCTCGGGAAAATCAAGAACTGTACAAGCTCTGTAGGATATAATGGAGTTCCTTCAACAGAAATTTCTTGTGCTCCAAATGCTGCAGCCAGTCAAAATGAGCTGCCTCCACTTGTTAGTGCTTTAAAAGCTTCAGCTGAAGAAAATGCTGCAagttttcattttcctggccataaCAGAGGGAAAGCAGCACCATCATCGTTGACTCAGCTCATTGGTTCAAAACCGTTTTTACATGATTTGCCTGAGCTTCCAGAGCTTGACAATCTCTTTTCTCCAGAAGGTCCCATTTTAGAAGCACAAAAACAAGCGGCAAGGCTTTTTGGAGCATCAGAAACATGGTTCCTTGTTGGTGGTAGTACATGTGGAATTCAGGCCGCCATTATGGCAACTTGTTCACCTGGAGATACTCTTATTCTACCACGGAATTCTCATATCTCAGCCATATCTTCCATGGTATTGTCTGGTACACTCCCAAAGTACATCGTCCCTGAATATGATTTCAACTGGGATGTCGCTGGTGGCATCACTCCATCACAG GTGCACAAGGCAATCAAAGAGCTAGAAATGGAGGGCCGAAAAGCAGCTGCTGTTTTGGTTATTTCCCCTACCTATCACGGTATATGCAGCAACTTGGATGAGATCTGTGAGATCTGTCATTCTCACAGTATACCTGTAATTGTCGATGAGGCTCATGGCGCTCACTTAGGATTTCATTTGAAGCTGCCTAGCTCATCCCTGAGTCAGGGAGCTGATCTTTCCGTACAGTCTACTCACAAAGTTTTGTGTGCGCTTACACAATCATCAATGTTGCACATGCAAGGAAATCTTGTGGATAGAGAAAGAATCAGCAGAAGCCTGCAAATGCTTCAAAGTAGCAGCCCAAATTATCTGCTTTTAGCATCTCTGGATGCTGCCAGGGCCCAAATAAGTGAAAATAGAGAGGCTATTTTTGATCAAACAATAGACTTGGCTCTGGAAGCGAAGAGCTTGATTAGTAAAATTCCTGGAATCTCAGTCCTTGAGTTTCCAGGATTTTCTAGTTTTTTTCATATCGACCCATTGAGATTCACCATTGGTGTATGGCAGTTAGGTCTTTCAGGTTTTGAAGCTGATGATATATTGTGCAaagattttggtgttgtttgtgaacTTGTAGGGACCAAATCCTTTACTTTGGCGTTTAACTTGGGGACTCAAAGGGATCATGTTCTTAGGCTTGTAGCCGGTGTAAAGCATCTATCAAAAACTTCTCACCTTCATCAACCTCTGAAAGATGAAGTCAAAAATGTAAATCATTTTGCATGCTTTGATGATGTTAGAATGAGCATGAGCCCTAGAGAGGCCTTCTTTGCTGAAAAACGTAAAGTCAGCATAAGAGATAGCCTCGGTGAAATTTGTGGAGAGCTTGTATGTCCTTATCCACCTGGTATTCCAGTGCTAATTCCTGGTGAGATCATCACAGAAAAAGCGTTGAGTTATCTCCTGGAGATCAGGAGCAAGGGTGCTGTTATTACTGGAGCAGCTGATTGCTCTCTATCATCTTTTCTTGTATGTGTTACCTAA
- the LOC104118522 gene encoding uncharacterized protein isoform X1 has protein sequence MSSANLDMSFAGNFCRKWSCRPFRRPKSCISQVGFRKNQSFLVLLERNGIMLGKIKNCTSSVGYNGVPSTEISCAPNAAASQNELPPLVSALKASAEENAASFHFPGHNRGKAAPSSLTQLIGSKPFLHDLPELPELDNLFSPEGPILEAQKQAARLFGASETWFLVGGSTCGIQAAIMATCSPGDTLILPRNSHISAISSMVLSGTLPKYIVPEYDFNWDVAGGITPSQVHKAIKELEMEGRKAAAVLVISPTYHGICSNLDEICEICHSHSIPVIVDEAHGAHLGFHLKLPSSSLSQGADLSVQSTHKVLCALTQSSMLHMQGNLVDRERISRSLQMLQSSSPNYLLLASLDAARAQISENREAIFDQTIDLALEAKSLISKIPGISVLEFPGFSSFFHIDPLRFTIGVWQLGLSGFEADDILCKDFGVVCELVGTKSFTLAFNLGTQRDHVLRLVAGVKHLSKTSHLHQPLKDEVKNVNHFACFDDVRMSMSPREAFFAEKRKVSIRDSLGEICGELVCPYPPGIPVLIPGEIITEKALSYLLEIRSKGAVITGAADCSLSSFLVCVT, from the exons GAAAGGAATGGCATAATGCTCGGGAAAATCAAGAACTGTACAAGCTCTGTAGGATATAATGGAGTTCCTTCAACAGAAATTTCTTGTGCTCCAAATGCTGCAGCCAGTCAAAATGAGCTGCCTCCACTTGTTAGTGCTTTAAAAGCTTCAGCTGAAGAAAATGCTGCAagttttcattttcctggccataaCAGAGGGAAAGCAGCACCATCATCGTTGACTCAGCTCATTGGTTCAAAACCGTTTTTACATGATTTGCCTGAGCTTCCAGAGCTTGACAATCTCTTTTCTCCAGAAGGTCCCATTTTAGAAGCACAAAAACAAGCGGCAAGGCTTTTTGGAGCATCAGAAACATGGTTCCTTGTTGGTGGTAGTACATGTGGAATTCAGGCCGCCATTATGGCAACTTGTTCACCTGGAGATACTCTTATTCTACCACGGAATTCTCATATCTCAGCCATATCTTCCATGGTATTGTCTGGTACACTCCCAAAGTACATCGTCCCTGAATATGATTTCAACTGGGATGTCGCTGGTGGCATCACTCCATCACAG GTGCACAAGGCAATCAAAGAGCTAGAAATGGAGGGCCGAAAAGCAGCTGCTGTTTTGGTTATTTCCCCTACCTATCACGGTATATGCAGCAACTTGGATGAGATCTGTGAGATCTGTCATTCTCACAGTATACCTGTAATTGTCGATGAGGCTCATGGCGCTCACTTAGGATTTCATTTGAAGCTGCCTAGCTCATCCCTGAGTCAGGGAGCTGATCTTTCCGTACAGTCTACTCACAAAGTTTTGTGTGCGCTTACACAATCATCAATGTTGCACATGCAAGGAAATCTTGTGGATAGAGAAAGAATCAGCAGAAGCCTGCAAATGCTTCAAAGTAGCAGCCCAAATTATCTGCTTTTAGCATCTCTGGATGCTGCCAGGGCCCAAATAAGTGAAAATAGAGAGGCTATTTTTGATCAAACAATAGACTTGGCTCTGGAAGCGAAGAGCTTGATTAGTAAAATTCCTGGAATCTCAGTCCTTGAGTTTCCAGGATTTTCTAGTTTTTTTCATATCGACCCATTGAGATTCACCATTGGTGTATGGCAGTTAGGTCTTTCAGGTTTTGAAGCTGATGATATATTGTGCAaagattttggtgttgtttgtgaacTTGTAGGGACCAAATCCTTTACTTTGGCGTTTAACTTGGGGACTCAAAGGGATCATGTTCTTAGGCTTGTAGCCGGTGTAAAGCATCTATCAAAAACTTCTCACCTTCATCAACCTCTGAAAGATGAAGTCAAAAATGTAAATCATTTTGCATGCTTTGATGATGTTAGAATGAGCATGAGCCCTAGAGAGGCCTTCTTTGCTGAAAAACGTAAAGTCAGCATAAGAGATAGCCTCGGTGAAATTTGTGGAGAGCTTGTATGTCCTTATCCACCTGGTATTCCAGTGCTAATTCCTGGTGAGATCATCACAGAAAAAGCGTTGAGTTATCTCCTGGAGATCAGGAGCAAGGGTGCTGTTATTACTGGAGCAGCTGATTGCTCTCTATCATCTTTTCTTGTATGTGTTACCTAA